In Candidatus Defluviilinea gracilis, the genomic window ACATGGTCTCTGGGATAAAGAACGCCGGTTTGAGCGTGTCTTTCAAACGGATATCCCCTCCGCTCAGACTCTTCACCAGTAGATCCCGCGCTTTGACGATCCCAAGGATCGAATCAAGCGTTCCCTGCCGCACCGGGAAGCGCGAATAATCGCTTTCGCTGATCTTCTTGCGGATATCGTCCAGCGAATCGTTGATGTCGAGATATACAATATCTGTGCGCGGGGTCATCAATGAGTACACGCGCTGGTCGCCGAGACTGAAGACGCCTTCCACCATGTCGTGCTCGGCTGCCTCAAAGACCCCCGCTTCCGTTCCCTGGTCGATCAGCAATTGGATCTCTTCCTCAGTGACCGGCGGTTCTTCGTTGATCTTGACGCCTAATAACCGCAACACCGATTCTGTTGAAAAACTTAGAAACCGAACGAACGGAGAAAAGATCCGCGAGAAGAACAGCATGGGGCGCGCGACGAACGACGAGACCTCTTCCGGGTCGCGCAGCGCCAACCGTTTTGGGACAAGCTCGCCCAACACAAGCGACAAATAAGTGACAGGCAACACGCCAATCAGCAAACCGATCAGTTCGCTGTAATTTTCCATGGCCGGGAATTGTTCCAGTTGACGGTCGATCCAAACGCCCAGCGTTGCCCCGGTGAGGGCGCCGATGGTCAAGTCTATGGATGTAATTCCGATTTGGATCACGGATAGAAACTGATTTGGGTTTTCCGTCAATTTCAACGCGATGCCGGCGCGATCATCGCCTTTATTTTTTTCGTTTTGCAAGCGGGCTTTGCGCGCGGAGAGTAAAGCCGTCTCTGCCATTGCCAACACGCCGTTCACAAGAATTAAA contains:
- a CDS encoding HlyC/CorC family transporter; this translates as MSEIPIEFNFTSGLIAIAVLILVNGVLAMAETALLSARKARLQNEKNKGDDRAGIALKLTENPNQFLSVIQIGITSIDLTIGALTGATLGVWIDRQLEQFPAMENYSELIGLLIGVLPVTYLSLVLGELVPKRLALRDPEEVSSFVARPMLFFSRIFSPFVRFLSFSTESVLRLLGVKINEEPPVTEEEIQLLIDQGTEAGVFEAAEHDMVEGVFSLGDQRVYSLMTPRTDIVYLDINDSLDDIRKKISESDYSRFPVRQGTLDSILGIVKARDLLVKSLSGGDIRLKDTLKPAFFIPETMFASRALEVFKEKGTQILLVIDEFGGLQGLITINDILEEIVGQMEHEEPQATQRQDGSWLLDGMLEVDEFKEIFKVQALPHEDEYETLSGFVMVSLGRVPQAADHFEWHSLRFEVIDMDGRRVDKVLVTTLPQRSAGQEPVIVN